One window from the genome of Hydractinia symbiolongicarpus strain clone_291-10 chromosome 1, HSymV2.1, whole genome shotgun sequence encodes:
- the LOC130630011 gene encoding V(D)J recombination-activating protein 1-like: MADPESQHNIYLTKLCRICQEHTGKVLRNALSVKKFSERIEKAFRIDLKGDIPTLHPRKISLKCYSLMKNVETKNTTPILNVKSWFPHNSSDCVTFANWGLLNQEVEKKPNLKVWEDHRKMVVCGHDT, from the coding sequence ATGGCTGACCCAGAGAGTCAACACaatatatatttaacaaaactGTGTCGAATTTGTCAGGAGCATACTGGTAAGGTCCTAAGAAATGCCTTATCCGTCAAAAAATTTTCTGAAAGAATTGAAAAAGCCTTTAGAATAGACCTAAAAGGGGACATTCCAACATTACACCCtagaaaaatttctttaaaatgctactctttaatgaaaaatgtggAAACCAAAAATACAACACCCATATTAAATGTGAAATCATGGTTTCCACATAATTCAAGTGACTGTGTCACATTTGCTAATTGGGGTCTATTAAATCAAGAGGTGGAAAAAAAACCAAATCTAAAAGTGTGGGAAGACCACCGAAAGATGGTAGTATGTGGACACGACACATGA